In a genomic window of Epinephelus lanceolatus isolate andai-2023 chromosome 3, ASM4190304v1, whole genome shotgun sequence:
- the LOC117255577 gene encoding CCN family member 1-like has product MAFLICLTVLTTAVITQVTASCPAVCDCPGEPLICPPGVSTVPDGCGCCKVCAAQLNQDCSPMRPCDHHKGLECNYGNDVTMAWGICRAKSEGRTCEYNGRIYQNGESFRAGCKHQCTCIDGAVGCAPLCTNKLPPASPSCPYPQLVRVPGQCCFSVDCHKGTWQLPPKHQVLPPQQQLPRRQHHPAPHQPAPHQPDNELVNEFTDVKSSGWESEHGYKHLPVWNHLKEKKCPVQITDWSQCSRSCGMGVSSRITNKNPQCKLERETRICTVRPCHGLTVPAKRGKKCSPTQKAPEPIRLSYGECVSVRLYRPNYCGVCTDGRCCSPRRTRTVPVTFVCPDGERFQRSAMFIQSCKCSDDCGHLNEVALPPQQWMYGDTHQFID; this is encoded by the exons ATGGCATTTCTGATCTGCCTGACTGTACTGACAACAGCCGTCATCACACAG GTGACTGCTAGCTGCccagcagtgtgtgactgcCCTGGAGAGCCCCTGATTTGCCCTCCAGGAGTAAGCACTGTGCCAGATGGATGTGGGTGCTGCAAGGTGTGCGCTGCACAGCTTAACCAGGACTGCAGCCCCATGAGGCCTTGCGACCACCACAAAGGGCTGGAGTGTAATTACGGCAACGATGTGACCATGGCCTGGGGCATCTGTCGAG CAAAATCAGAGGGACGCACATGCGAGTACAATGGCAGGATCTATCAGAATGGTGAGAGCTTCCGTGCCGGCTGTAAACACCAGTGTACCTGCATCGACGGGGCTGTTGGCTGCGCTCCTCTCTGTACCAACAAGCTGCCACCTGCCTCTCCATCCTGCCCATACCCACAGCTGGTCAGGGTACCCGGGCAGTGCTGCTTCAGCGTGGACTGCCATAAGGGCACCTGGCAGCTCCCACCTAAGCatcag GTGCTTCcaccacaacaacaactgcCCAGACGCCAGCACCATCCTGCTCCGCACCAGCCTGCTCCGCACCAGCCTGACAATGAGCTGGTCAATGAGTTCACAGACGTGAAGTCCAGCGGCTGGGAGAGTGAACATGGCTACAAGCACCTGCCTG TGTGGAACCATCTGAAGGAGAAGAAGTGCCCAGTCCAGATCACTGACTGGTCCCAGTGTTCCCGCAGCTGTGGGATGGGCGTTTCTTCTCGCATCACCAACAAGAATCCTCAGTGCAAGCTGGAGAGAGAGACGAGAATCTGTACGGTACGGCCATGCCACGGCCTAACAGTCCCAGCCAAG AGAGGGAAGAAGTGCTCCCCGACCCAGAAAGCCCCAGAGCCCATCCGCCTGTCCTACGGAGAATGTGTGAGTGTCCGCCTCTACCGGCCCAACTACTGCGGTGTGTGCACAGACGGACGGTGCTGCTCGCCACGCCGCACACGCACCGTCCCCGTGACCTTTGTCTGCCCAGACGGTGAGCGTTTCCAGAGGTCTGCCATGTTCATCCAGTCGTGTAAATGCAGCGACGACTGTGGTCACCTCAATGAAGTGGCCCTCCCTCCACAGCAGTGGATGTACGGAGATACACACCAATTTATAGACTAG
- the LOC117255576 gene encoding ATP-dependent RNA helicase DDX39A yields MAETDVDNELLDYEEDEEPQGAPESGTPANKKEVKGSYVSIHSSGFRDFLLKPELLRAIVDCGFEHPSEVQHECIPQAILGMDILCQAKSGMGKTAVFVLATLQQIEPVDGQVSVLVMCHTRELAFQISKEYERFSKYMPTVKVSVFFGGLAIKKDEEVLKKNCPHIVVGTPGRTLALIRNKSLSVKNIKHFVLDECDRMLEQLDMRSDVQEIFRVTPHEKQVMMFSATLSKDIRPVCRKFMQDPMEVFVDDETKLTLHGLQQYYCKLKDSEKNRKLFDLLDVLEFNQVVIFVKSVHRCVALSQLLVEQNFPAIAIHRGMAQEERLSRYQQFKDFQRRILVATNLFGRGMDIERVNIVFNYDMPEDSDTYLHRVARAGRFGTKGLAVTFVSDEADAKTLNEVQDRFEVNVAELPEEIDISSYIEQSR; encoded by the exons ATGGCTGAGACCGACGTTGATAATGAACTTTTGGACTATGAAGAGGATGAGGAGCCCCAGGGAGCCCCTGAGAGTGGGACCCCAGCAAACAAGAAGGAAGTGAAGGGGTCCTATGTATCCATTCACAGCTCAGGCTTCAGAGACTTTCTCCTCAAACCAGAGCTGCTTCGTGCCATTGTCGACTGTGGTTTTGAGCATCCCTCAGAAG tccAACATGAGTGTATTCCACAAGCTATCTTGGGCATGGACATCCTGTGTCAGGCTAAGTCTGGTATGGGAAAGACAGCAGTGTTTGTACTGGCCACGCTGCAACAGATAGAACCTGTGGATGGTCAG GTGTCTGTCCTTGTAATGTGCCACACGCGAGAGTTGGCCTTCCAGATCAGCAAAGAGTACGAGCGCTTCTCCAAGTACATGCCCACTGTCAAGGTGTCAGTGTTCTTCGGTGGCCTGGCTATCAAAAAGGACGAGGAAGTCCTGAAGAAGAACTGCCCTCACATTGTCGTAGGAACGCCAGGTCGTACCCTGGCCCTCATCCGCAACAAGTCCCTCAGTGTGAAGAACATCAAACACTTTGTGCTTGATGAGTGTGACAGGATGCTGGAGCAGCTGG ACATGAGGAGTGACGTCCAGGAAATCTTCAGGGTGACACCCCATGAGAAGCAGGTCATGATGTTCAGTGCAACGCTAAGCAAAGACATCCGCCCTGTCTGCCGCAAGTTCATGCAGGAT CCCATGGAAGTGTTTGTGGACGATGAGACCAAGCTGACGCTTCATGGCTTACAGCAGTATTACTGCAAGTTGAAGGACAGCGAGAAGAACCGAAAGCTTTTTGACCTGCTCGATGTCCTTGAGTTCAACCAG GTGGTGATCTTTGTAAAGTCAGTGCATCGCTGTGTGGCTCTGTCCCAGCTGCTGGTGGAGCAGAATTTCCCTGCCATCGCCATCCACAGGGGCATGGCGCAGGAGGAGCG GTTATCCCGGTACCAGCAGTTTAAAGACTTCCAGCGGCGAATCCTGGTTGCCACCAATCTGTTTGGCCGCGGCATGGACATCGAGCGAGTCAACATCGTCTTCAACTATGACATGCCAGAGGATTCTGACACATACCTTCACAGA GTGGCCCGTGCTGGCAGGTTTGGGACCAAAGGCCTGGCCGTCACCTTTGTGTCCGACGAGGCTGACGCTAAGACCCTGAACGAAGTTCAAGACCGCTTTGAGGTCAACGTAGCAGAGCTACCAGAGGAGATTGATATCTCCTCCTACA TTGAACAGTCCAGATGA